A stretch of Natronobacterium texcoconense DNA encodes these proteins:
- a CDS encoding ribbon-helix-helix domain-containing protein — MAKDTVRYPDEIVEQIDELVDDGMFESKSEFYRFSAEYVLTLINPDHEVETFNFDEIKSEIDISEEDHAKALGTDGGTFFLDSVITVRKHGLRGDYEAAERYIDTHYDPTDQECIILEELLGTYRDRST, encoded by the coding sequence ATGGCGAAAGATACCGTCAGATATCCGGACGAAATCGTCGAGCAGATCGACGAACTCGTCGACGACGGTATGTTCGAGAGCAAATCCGAGTTCTATCGCTTCTCCGCGGAGTACGTTCTCACCCTGATCAATCCCGACCACGAGGTGGAGACGTTCAACTTCGACGAAATCAAATCCGAGATCGACATCTCCGAGGAGGACCACGCCAAGGCACTCGGTACCGACGGCGGCACATTCTTCCTCGATTCCGTGATCACGGTCCGGAAACACGGACTCCGCGGAGATTACGAGGCCGCCGAACGCTACATCGACACCCACTACGATCCGACCGACCAGGAGTGTATCATCCTGGAGGAACTGCTCGGAACGTACCGCGATCGGTCGACCTAG